A window of Thiocapsa bogorovii genomic DNA:
TCCTGATAGCGTTCCTCGGTCAGCACGACGTACTGCGGGCGATTGTTCTTGACAACATGCACCGGCCCCAGCCGTAGCGCCTCATCGACGGCTGAAATGCCGCGGCGCTTGATTTCTTTTGCTGGGATGCTGTTCATTTCAGGCTCCGATACCGGATTCAGTACCGATTTGAGCACCCCGACCGAGAACTGTCAACCACCCCC
This region includes:
- a CDS encoding prevent-host-death protein, whose translation is MNSIPAKEIKRRGISAVDEALRLGPVHVVKNNRPQYVVLTEERYQELLQDQAGAAHDSLRVSLGDLKAGRVTRYEDVDALMERLGRDDME